A single genomic interval of Coccidioides posadasii str. Silveira chromosome 1, complete sequence harbors:
- a CDS encoding uncharacterized protein (CAZy:GH5_9~CAZy:GH5~CAZy:GH5_14~CAZy:GH5_45~CAZy:GH5_50~CAZy:GH5_49~CAZy:GH5_15~CAZy:GH5_22~EggNog:ENOG410PJVJ~COG:G~TransMembrane:1 (i363-384o)~BUSCO:3001at33183) — translation MPQRSRDHHRGYEPEWEDRQKKPDRHRYRDDSYDYEYDDDDIIDAEERRYVEPHHGRRHQRRDESRARAHRRYDSYDRYEDGGVDEYDDNDGGYDDYGGEESEVIVVDSRPNFAKPPNVRASPRRASPPPYMGGRERSRQHKAKESPATSPAKKRDRERDREGHRRRRDSTADEDGPVGARLRERVAREKYREKDIADVRARSKDERKRSVQRDRARERERERVREKHASSGSANSATQLLSADALSKLNKYNAKRDAAERQREAKDEQRSREKDKRRRKKEGFFVGKSRDRGTSREGGREKSKRRLVSGAMMEEGRGPELRVRGGGRHGQKWRADDRDGGGGGGGGGRGGKWFSNWSKKKKILVIVGILALLLIIIIPVGVVVSKKKDDEGGSAGHGDGDAPSNDNLKEIDRDSIPQSARGTYLDPFTWYDTADFNVTYTDETVGGLPVMGLNSAWDDSAQANEHVPPLNKRFPYGKQPIRGVSVGGWLSIEPFITPSFFKKYSVHDNVVDEYTLTRRLASSAKPTLEKHYATFITERSFREIRDAGLDHVRIPYSYWAVKKFDDEPYVEQVSFRYLLRAIEYCRKYGLRVSLDLHGLPGSQNGWNHSGRHGAIGWLNGPDGDKNAQRSLDIHDQLSKFFAQPRYKNVVTLYGLANEPLMLKLPIEPVIDWTKKAAEIVEKNGMKQHIVFGDGFLKLSKWKTILQDTGHSLLLDTHQYTIFNTELIGLEHKKKLEFVCDGWVELLSDSNSKGTGWGPTICGEWSQADTDCARYLNNVGVGTRWTGTMDSPSAKDQVSEPLCPAAKSGNGKACSCDGANADPSEYSDAYKKFLLTYAEAQMSAFEKGWGWFYWTWETESAVQWSWRRGLEAGILPKKAYEPSFKCGDTLPELGDLPEYY, via the exons ATGCCGCAACGTTCGCGGGATCATCACCGCGGCTACGAACCAGAATGGGAGGACCGGCAGAAGAAGCCAGACCGGCACAGATATCGCGATGATAGCTATGATTACGAGtatgacgacgacgacatcATTGACGCTGAGGAAAGGCGGTATGTTGAACCCCACCACGGTCGACGGCATCAGCGGCGTGACGAGTCTCGCGCGCGAGCGCATCGTCGCTATGATTCCTACGATAGGTATGAGGATGGTGGTGTTGACGAGTATGATGATAATGATGGAGGATACGACGATTATGGAGGGGAGGAGAGTGAAGTTATCGTTGTAGATTCAAGACCGAATTTTGCGAAGCCGCCGAATGTTCGGGCCAGTCCCAGACGAGCGAGTCCGCCGCCGTATATGGGTGGGAGAGAAAGATCCAGACAGCATAAGGCGAAGGAGTCTCCTGCGACGTCGCCAGCTAAGAAGAGAGATCGAGAGCGGGATAGAGAGGGTCATCGAAGGAGGAGAGATAGCACGGCGGATGAGGATGGGCCGGTCGGGGCGAGGttaagagagagagttgCGAGAGAGAAGTATCGTGAAAAGGACATTGCAGATGTTCGGGCGCGAAGTAAAGATGAGCGAAAAAGATCGGTGCAGCGGGacagagcgagagagagagagcgtgAGCGTGTTCGCGAGAAGCATGCCAGCTCTGGCTCGGCGAATAGTGCGACCCAGCTGCTGAGCGCGGATGCATTATCGAAGTTAAATAAGTATAATGCAAAGAGGGATGCGGCTGAGCGACAACGTGAGGCTAAAGATGAACAGAGGAGTCGTGAGAAGGACAAACGGCGCAGGAAGAAAGAGGGCTTCTTTGTTGGCAAATCTCGTGATCGCGGTACGTcgagggagggagggagagaaaagagcaagAGAAGACTTGTATCTGGTGCAATGATGGAAGAAGGTCGTGGTCCAGAATTAAGGGTACGAGGAGGTGGCCGACATGGACAAAAGTGGAGAGCGGACGACAGAGAtggcggaggcggaggaggCGGGGGCGGAAGAGGAGGGAAATGGTTCAGCAACTGGagtaagaaaaagaagattttggTTATCGTTGGAATTCTTGCATTACTATTGATCATCATCATCCCGGTCGGCGTCGTGGtttcaaagaagaaagatgatgaAGGTGGCTCAGCTGGGCATGGGGATGGGGATGCCCCTTCCAACGATAACCTCAAGGAAATCGACCGCGATAGCATTCCG CAAAGCGCCAGAGGAACGTATCTCGACCCTTTTACGTGGTATGACACTGCAGATTTTAACGTGACATACACGGATGAGACTGTGGGTGGGCTGCCGGTGATGGGCCTGAATTCTGCCTGGGACGACTCTGCGCAGGCGAATGAACACGTCCCACCTCTGAATAAGAGGTTCCCGTACGGGAAGCAACCTATTCGCGGAGTGAGCGTTGGGGGATGGCTTTCAATCGAACCGTTTATCACTCCATCGTTTTTCAAGAAATACTCTGTGCATGACAATGTCGTTGATGAGTACACCCTCACCCGGCGCCTCGCCTCCTCTGCGAAACCTACCTTGGAGAAGCATTATGCTACCTTTATCACAGAGCGATCTTTCAGAGAGATACGGGATGCTGGGCTGGACCACGTTCGGATACCGTACTCTTATTGGGCGGTGAAAAAGTTCGACGATGAACCGTATGTGGAACAGGTTTCGTTCAGATATCTCCTACGAGCGATCGAGTATTGTAGGAAATATGGACTGCGAGTTAGCTTGGACCTGCACGGATTGCCCGGGAGCCAAAATGGTTGGAACCATAGCGGCCGTCACGGAGCCATCGGCTGGCTGAATGGGCCCGATGGGGATAAAAATGCTCAGCGGTCTTTGGATATTCACGATCAGCTCTCCAAGTTTTTCGCGCAGCCACGCTATAAGAATGTCGTCACGCTATATGGCCTTGCGAATGAACCGTTGATGCTGAAGCTACCCATTGAGCCTGTGATAGATTGGACCAAGAAAGCAGCAGAGATCGTTGAGAAAAATGGCATGAAGCAACACATTGTTTTCGGAGATGGGTTTCTGAAACTGTCCAAGTGGAAGACCATACTACAGGATACTGGGCACAGTCTCCTCTTGGATACGCATCAATACACGATCTTCAATACCGAACTAATTGGCTTGGaacacaagaagaagctcGAGTTCGTCTGTGACGGGTGGGTGGAATTGCTAAGTGACAGCAACTCAAAGGGAACTGG TTGGGGGCCGACCATCTGCGGTGAATGGTCCCAAGCCGACACGGACTGCGCCAGGTATCTTAACAACGTCGGCGTTGGCACCCGCTGGACTGGTACCATGGATAGCCCCAGCGCCAAAGATCAAGTTTCTGAACCTCTTTGCCCTGCTGCCAAGTCTGGTAACGGGAAAGCATGTAGCTGTGATGGCGCTAATGCTGACCCTTCTGAATACTCGGATGCGTATAAGAAATTCCTCCTGACGTATGCGGAGGCGCAGATGTCTGCCTTCGAAAAGGGTTGGGGGTGGTTTTATTGGACATGGGAGACCGAGTCAGCGGTGCAATGGAGCTGGAGAAGAGGATTGGAGGCTGGCATTTTGCCAAAGAAGGCGTACGAGCCGTCGTTT
- a CDS encoding uncharacterized protein (EggNog:ENOG410PHU4~COG:T~BUSCO:5150at33183): MGNTQTKQASCDDAVNLNHFRLLRVVGKGAFGKVRIVERKDTGLTFALKYIRKDEVVRSESVRNIIRERRMLEHLNHPFLCNLRYSFQDIEYIYLVVDLMNGGDLRFHISRKCFTEEAIRFWISELACALRYIHGQGIVHRDLKPDNVLLDSKGHVHLADFNVASDFKPTRPLTSKSGTLAYLAPEVFDGSGYLSEVDWWSLGVTFYECIYSKRPFDGRNHHQLGECIMRAQPKYFVTNPPVTVPCLHAMGALMEKDRSRRIGAVSFESFTTHPFFADIDFDALERQEISPIFVPSSDKTNFDATYDLEELLLEEAPLEARARRQKPRAELKEDATPKEIREDELYRIIETMFEPFDYTLVKYEGTAAAAIEASTNPEEQLPPTVPRTNPAHSRHPSQARSGSVSPSLTEKSYNPSNASDTYSPLGETIRSIASKETNGHSGIHSASPPPPLQRPPTSQPQNYQPPSLYQRHPGVTRKTSKGGGVQMVLGEAGSWSTLADHSGISEGAKGKPAANGGMFSFLKGKKGRERSPKPTEPGVLGKEGARQIIS, translated from the exons ATGGGGAACACTCAGACAAAGCAAGCTTCATGCGATGATGCAG TGAACCTGAACCACTTCCGCCTGTTAAGGGTTGTTGGGAAGGGCGCCTTTGGGAAAGTTCGAATTGTTGAGCGCAAAGACACAGGCTTAACGTTTGCTCTGAAATATATCCGGAAAGATGAAG TTGTCCGATCCGAAAGTGTCCGCAACATCATACGAGAGCGACGGATGCTAGAACATCTAAACCATCCATTTCTGTGCAACTTGAGATACAGCTTTCAAGATATCGAGTACAT ATACCTAGTAGTAGATCTCATGAACGGCGGTGATCTTCGATTCCACATCTCGAGAAAGTGCTTTACAGAAGAAGCTATCCGATTCTGGATTTCAGAACTAGCCTGTGCTCTGCGCTACATTCATGGCCAGGGAATCGTTCATCGAGATTTAAAACCAGATAATGTATTGCTTGATTCCAAAGGCCATGTCCATCTGGCAGACTTT AATGTTGCGTCCGATTTTAAACCCACCAGACCTTTGACCAGCAAATCAGGTACTCTTGCATATCTAGCGCCAGAAGTCTTTGACGGCTCTGGTTACCTCAGCGAAGTGGATTGGTGGTCACTTGGTGTGACATTCTACGAGTGCATTTACAGCAAG CGACCTTTTGATGGCCGAAATCACCATCAACTCGGCGAATGTATCATGCGTGCACAACCCAAGTACTTCGTAACGAACCCTCCTGTCACCGTTCCATGCTTACACGCCATGGGAGCCCTGATGGAAAAAGATCGATCCAGACGAATCGGAGCTGTTTCATTCGAATCTTTCACCACCCATCCTTTCTTTGCTGACATAGATTTCGACGCCCTGGAGAGACAAGAGATAAGCCCCATTTTTGTCCCTTCGAGCGATAAAACTAATTTTGACGCCACGTATGACCTTGAAGAATTATTATTGGAAGAAGCACCCTTGGAAGCGAGAGCTCGGCGACAAAAGCCCCGAGCGGAGCTCAAGGAGGATGCGACACCCAAGGAGATTCGAGAAGATGAACTTTACAGAATAATAGAGACGATGTTCGAACCATTCGATTACACGCTGGTGAAGTATGAGGG AACTGCCGCTGCCGCCATTGAGGCCTCAAC TAATCCCGAAGAACAACTTCCCCCTACCGTACCCCGTACAAACCCGGCACATTCCCGACACCCTTCTCAAGCCCGCTCCGGTAGCGTTTCGCCGTCTCTAACCGAGAAATCATATAATCCATCCAATGCCTCCGACACATACTCTCCGCTCGGCGAAACGATACGGTCTATAGCGTCAAAAGAAACCAACGGACATAGCGGGATTCATTCAGCATCACCACCTCCTCCACTTCAACGGCCACCTACATCTCAACCACAGAACTACCAACCCCCATCTCTTTACCAAAGGCACCCAGGTGTCACACGCAAAACGAGTAAGGGGGGTGGAGTGCAGATGGTCTTGGGAGAAGCTGGTAGCTGGAGTACTCTCGCTGATCACAGTGGTATCAGTGAAGGAGCCAAAGGAAAACCTGCTGCGAATGGCGGAATGTTCTCGTTCCTGAAGGGAAAGAAAGGTCGAGAACGAAGTCCCAAACCCACAGAGCCAGGAGTACTAGGGAAAGAGGGGGCTAGGCAGATTATAAGCTGA